In Streptomyces ambofaciens ATCC 23877, a single genomic region encodes these proteins:
- a CDS encoding transposase, which produces MTRGDLSDAEWELGEPFLPLGERGPIPDLRRHFDAVMWRYRTGRPWRDVPERYGSWSTVYGRFQLWAAAEPSRH; this is translated from the coding sequence GTGACGCGTGGTGATCTGAGCGATGCCGAATGGGAGTTGGGGGAGCCGTTCTTGCCGCTGGGTGAGCGCGGGCCAATCCCTGACCTGCGCCGACACTTCGATGCGGTGATGTGGCGGTACCGGACTGGGAGGCCGTGGCGGGACGTCCCTGAGCGCTACGGATCCTGGTCGACCGTCTACGGTCGGTTCCAGCTGTGGGCGGCGGCTGAACCTTCCAGGCATTGA
- a CDS encoding transposase, which produces MPNPADETDDATHEERRRVRRRRRARLRAAELGRLGGGLTTKAHLAAEHRCRPLSFILTPGQAADSPRFIPVVEQIRVRGLAGRRRARPDAIAGDKAYSSRANRAYLRRRRIRGVIPEKADQTANRSPSRPSATARDWSVSPSGSRRSGRRRGPSIPGPAAAVDELVCGLVG; this is translated from the coding sequence GTGCCCAACCCGGCCGACGAGACGGACGACGCGACTCACGAGGAACGCCGCCGCGTGCGCCGCCGCCGCAGGGCCCGGCTTCGCGCGGCCGAGCTGGGGCGCTTGGGCGGCGGGCTGACCACCAAGGCCCACCTTGCGGCCGAACACCGCTGTCGGCCGTTGTCCTTCATCCTCACGCCCGGGCAGGCCGCCGACAGTCCCCGCTTCATCCCGGTCGTCGAGCAGATCAGGGTCCGCGGTCTGGCGGGCCGGCGCCGCGCCCGCCCGGACGCGATCGCCGGCGACAAGGCGTACTCCTCCCGCGCCAACCGCGCCTACCTGCGCCGACGCCGGATCCGGGGCGTCATCCCGGAGAAAGCCGACCAGACCGCCAACCGCAGTCCGAGCCGGCCGTCGGCAACGGCACGGGACTGGTCGGTCTCTCCGAGCGGGTCCAGGCGCTCGGGACGAAGGCGCGGGCCTTCGATCCCCGGCCCGGCGGCCGCCGTCGATGAGCTGGTGTGCGGCCTGGTCGGGTAG
- a CDS encoding MBL fold metallo-hydrolase has protein sequence MSLSVPRLWIGSTEIIALADGEGPFFSPRAEAFPEATAAQWAEADRYDPGAVDTEGRWQLQFRAYAIRGDRGLTVVDAGIGPADSPAGSWAPVPGALPESLAAAGIDPAEVDTVVLTHLHTDHVGWAVVTEAAVPSAGGAVGGAPAPGSATSGRRPYFPNAEYLLQRAEFDALDALNPQLRETLTDPLAAAGRLRLLDGDTPLRAGRAVATPGHTPGHQSVLVADGRELALVTGDLLVHALQLLHPELAYSHETDPEAARHSRERMLGRETATTLHLATPHLTEPFISA, from the coding sequence ATGTCCCTCAGCGTTCCCCGCCTCTGGATCGGCTCGACCGAGATCATCGCCCTCGCCGACGGCGAGGGCCCGTTCTTCTCCCCGCGCGCCGAGGCCTTCCCCGAGGCCACGGCCGCTCAGTGGGCCGAGGCCGACCGCTACGACCCGGGCGCGGTCGACACCGAGGGCCGCTGGCAACTCCAGTTCCGCGCGTACGCGATCCGCGGCGACAGGGGTCTCACCGTCGTGGACGCCGGGATCGGTCCGGCGGACAGCCCGGCCGGCTCGTGGGCGCCCGTGCCCGGTGCGCTCCCCGAGTCGCTCGCCGCCGCGGGCATCGACCCGGCCGAAGTCGACACCGTGGTGCTCACACATCTGCACACCGACCACGTCGGGTGGGCGGTCGTGACCGAGGCGGCCGTCCCATCAGCGGGCGGCGCGGTGGGCGGCGCCCCTGCGCCTGGCAGTGCGACCAGCGGCCGTCGGCCCTATTTCCCGAACGCCGAATACCTGCTCCAGCGGGCCGAGTTCGACGCCCTCGACGCGCTCAACCCGCAGCTTCGCGAGACCCTAACCGACCCGCTCGCGGCGGCCGGTCGGCTCCGGCTCCTCGACGGGGACACGCCGCTGCGCGCCGGGCGCGCGGTTGCCACGCCCGGGCACACGCCCGGGCACCAGAGTGTGCTGGTCGCCGACGGGCGCGAGCTGGCGCTCGTCACCGGCGACCTCCTGGTGCACGCGCTCCAGCTGCTCCACCCCGAGCTCGCCTACTCGCACGAGACCGACCCTGAGGCGGCCAGGCACTCAAGGGAGCGCATGCTCGGCCGCGAAACCGCCACCACGCTGCACCTGGCGACGCCGCATTTGACGGAGCCGTTCATCTCGGCGTGA
- a CDS encoding ScbR family autoregulator-binding transcription factor, whose protein sequence is MQERAKATRRSLLEAAAQLFAEQGYAATSVNDISARSGRTSGAVYFHYTGKEGIALAVVEDRFATWSQLAAPYEDETVPPLERLVALSYAIAHDLAQDPVTRAGARLWAERTVMTAPVPDPFALWTAAATRLLAQARLAGHLNERVRPARTARTLVRAFFGLCTLTDALEGTNALDDRLTDWWHLTLPSLRPQPPRGNLPAAL, encoded by the coding sequence TTGCAAGAACGGGCGAAGGCAACCCGCAGATCACTGCTGGAAGCGGCCGCCCAACTATTCGCTGAACAGGGATACGCGGCCACCAGCGTCAACGACATAAGTGCAAGATCGGGCCGGACCAGCGGCGCGGTCTACTTCCACTACACCGGCAAGGAGGGCATCGCCCTCGCCGTCGTCGAAGACCGGTTCGCCACCTGGTCCCAGCTCGCTGCACCCTACGAAGACGAGACAGTCCCCCCGCTCGAACGGCTCGTTGCCCTCAGCTATGCAATCGCCCACGACCTCGCCCAGGACCCCGTGACACGCGCCGGCGCCCGCCTGTGGGCCGAACGCACCGTCATGACGGCTCCCGTACCCGACCCCTTCGCGCTGTGGACCGCCGCCGCCACGCGACTGCTCGCACAGGCCCGCCTAGCAGGACATCTCAACGAGCGCGTCCGCCCCGCCCGCACAGCCCGGACCCTGGTGCGCGCGTTCTTCGGCCTGTGCACCCTCACCGACGCCCTCGAGGGTACGAACGCCCTCGACGACCGCCTGACCGACTGGTGGCACCTGACCCTGCCCTCCCTCCGGCCGCAACCGCCCCGCGGGAACCTCCCGGCAGCCCTGTGA